A portion of the Canis aureus isolate CA01 chromosome 32, VMU_Caureus_v.1.0, whole genome shotgun sequence genome contains these proteins:
- the LOC144303631 gene encoding olfactory receptor 4F21-like gives MGGLNDSVVTEIVLLALSCSWEKKLFLILVCSLLYLAVILGNLFILFLVIFDSHLHSPMYFLLANLSLIDVCLSSTTVPKIIKDLLNEYKVISFQGCMAQICFIHIIGGVEMVLLIAMAFDRCTAICKPLHYLKIMNSKICISFVITGWVTGVIHAMSQFLFVINLPFCGPNKVDSFYCDFPKIIKLACTDAVKFEFIVTANSGFMSMGTFFLLILSYSFILITVWKRSSGELSKAFVTLSAHITVVFLFFTPCMFLYVWPSPPPSIDKNLFIVDFAIIPALNPTIYTLRNKDTKVAIKRLSKKISYSRFC, from the coding sequence ATGGGTGGATTAAATGATTCTGTGGTCACAGAGATTGTGTTACTGGCCCTTTCTTGTTCTTGGGAGAAAAAGCTCTTTCTCATCTTGGTATGTTCTTTGCTCTATTTAGCAGTCATCTTgggaaatctttttattttgtttttggtaatttttgattCTCACCTACATTCTCCCATGTACTTTCTGCTGGCCAACCTGTCCCTCATTGATGTGTGTCTTTCCTCTACCACAGTTCCCAAAATAATCAAAGACCTCTTAAATGAATACAAAGTAATTTCTTTCCAAGGTTGTATGGCACAGATATGCTTCATCCACATCATAGGAGGAGTGGAGATGGTATTACTCATAGCCATGGCATTTGACAGATGTACAGCAATATGTAAACCTCTTCACTACTTGAAAATCATGAActctaaaatatgtatttcattcgTAATCACTGGATGGGTAACGGGAGTGATTCATGCTATgtctcagtttttatttgttaTAAACTTGCCTTTTTGTGGGCCTAATAAAGTAGACAGCTTTTACTGTGACTTTCCTAAGATCATAAAACTTGCATGCACAGATGCAGTCAAGTTTGAGTTTATCGTTACTGCCAACAGTGGCTTCATGAGCATGGGCACCTTCTTCCTGCTAATCCTTTCCTACTCATTCATTTTGATTACAGTCTGGAAACGTTCTTCAGGAGAATTATCCAAGGCATTTGTTACTTTGTCAGCTCACATcactgtggtttttttgtttttcaccccATGCATGTTTCTGTACGTCTGGCCTTCTCCCCCACCTTCAATTGATAAAAATCTGTTCATTGTGGATTTTGCTATCATCCCTGCCCTGAATCCTACCATCTATACACTAAGGAACAAAGACACAAAGGTAGCTATAAAAAGACTGAGCAAAAAGATATCTTATTCCAGATTTTGTTGA